One stretch of Candidatus Zixiibacteriota bacterium DNA includes these proteins:
- a CDS encoding NHL repeat-containing protein: MGDITGYVFVGTISGRIGSQVLSRPGAIAMDPQWNLIICDAGNLRLVKVKPDGTFLAEIGGFGFSRENFAAITDIATPDRVNFYVLDSSNSRIVRLDDDLNWISATKISTLADNDNVGRLHAIAVNSFGDIFLSDPDNNRIVKLDRKYELLQELTGYGGFFFPGRLAIDADDNLFVVGRNRKQIAAYDSYDNFLGDVTAKPLDDPAGLWVDRRGVLYLVDRKLNSVSIFGGDGKELYSFGSTGTGDYQFRRAESICINNEGWIFVSDTEGDRVMVFRPNRQ; the protein is encoded by the coding sequence ATGGGCGATATTACCGGATATGTTTTTGTTGGGACGATTAGTGGCAGAATAGGGTCGCAGGTGCTGTCAAGGCCTGGTGCAATTGCGATGGATCCCCAGTGGAATCTGATCATTTGCGACGCCGGGAATCTCAGGCTTGTGAAAGTCAAGCCGGACGGGACATTTCTTGCTGAGATTGGCGGATTCGGTTTCTCACGTGAGAATTTCGCCGCAATCACGGACATTGCCACACCGGACCGTGTTAACTTCTATGTTCTCGACAGCTCCAATTCGAGAATTGTACGTCTCGATGACGATCTGAACTGGATATCTGCCACGAAAATCAGCACGCTTGCGGACAACGACAACGTCGGCAGGCTGCATGCGATAGCTGTAAATTCGTTCGGCGACATCTTCCTTTCCGATCCTGATAACAATCGGATCGTCAAGCTCGATCGGAAATATGAGTTGCTTCAGGAGCTCACCGGATATGGCGGCTTCTTTTTCCCGGGACGGCTGGCCATTGATGCTGATGATAATCTGTTCGTGGTTGGTCGCAATAGGAAGCAAATCGCCGCGTACGATAGCTACGATAATTTTCTGGGAGATGTTACAGCTAAACCTCTCGATGATCCTGCAGGGTTGTGGGTCGACAGACGGGGGGTCTTATATCTGGTCGACCGCAAATTGAATAGTGTCTCGATATTCGGTGGTGACGGCAAGGAGCTCTACTCATTCGGATCCACGGGCACTGGTGACTACCAGTTCCGGCGGGCAGAGAGCATATGCATCAATAACGAGGGCTGGATATTCGTCTCCGACACCGAAGGTGACAGGGTCATGGTCTTTCGTCCAAACAGGCAGTAG
- a CDS encoding UbiA family prenyltransferase, whose product MRTIYHMLLIGRPVNELIIFCSVVTAGFLLSDVPPFSTIAIAALGAALVGGFGNAINDAVDHVSDAVNKPERPIPSGSLTVVQGYFAAGLHLITGLVLAGLVNVPCFKIAALAALMLLGYAFIAKRIPFVANTWIAYVSALSFIYAMAIVDDWQWSQIGLASAGSVFVFLFHLAREIVKDIEDISGDTAAGIRTFPALVGIRFAKAVVLVVFALLIAAMILAYLWLALFPYFLVGALALIAIPLVWTSWLLVKSSDKSGFYRVQTYLKILMPLGLLVLLIGRFTN is encoded by the coding sequence ATGAGAACGATTTATCATATGCTGTTGATCGGCAGACCCGTCAACGAACTGATAATCTTCTGCTCTGTCGTGACTGCCGGATTTCTCCTGAGTGACGTGCCTCCTTTCAGCACTATTGCCATCGCTGCCCTGGGTGCTGCACTGGTCGGAGGATTCGGAAATGCCATAAACGATGCCGTAGATCACGTTTCCGATGCCGTCAACAAACCTGAGCGGCCGATTCCATCCGGTAGTCTGACTGTGGTACAGGGGTATTTCGCTGCCGGACTGCATCTGATCACGGGACTCGTGCTGGCGGGTCTGGTCAACGTTCCCTGTTTCAAGATCGCAGCGCTCGCAGCTCTGATGCTTCTTGGATATGCATTCATCGCGAAAAGAATTCCTTTTGTAGCGAATACCTGGATCGCATACGTCTCGGCTCTGAGTTTCATTTATGCCATGGCCATTGTCGATGACTGGCAGTGGTCACAGATAGGGCTCGCGTCGGCTGGATCGGTGTTTGTCTTCCTCTTCCACCTCGCGAGAGAAATCGTCAAAGACATCGAAGATATCTCCGGAGATACTGCCGCTGGAATCAGGACATTCCCCGCTCTCGTGGGGATCAGATTCGCCAAAGCAGTTGTTCTTGTCGTGTTTGCACTGCTCATAGCAGCAATGATCCTTGCGTACCTATGGCTGGCGCTGTTCCCGTATTTTCTCGTAGGTGCACTTGCTCTGATCGCAATTCCGCTTGTCTGGACATCATGGCTGCTTGTTAAGTCATCCGACAAATCCGGGTTTTACCGTGTGCAAACATACCTCAAAATCCTCATGCCGCTCGGGCTGCTGGTTCTTCTGATAGGACGGTTTACAAATTGA